A genome region from Mycolicibacterium litorale includes the following:
- a CDS encoding trimeric intracellular cation channel family protein, whose translation MSTPSPLLLALDFAGTFAFALNGALTAVRAERLDIFGVVTLGMFTGLGGGTIRDILLDDLPPATFLDWRYLALAATGGLIAFALSRRLDRLAMPITVLDAVGLSVFAVLSAFKALEMGFGVLQAMIVGTITAVGGGTIRDMMIGRIPTVLRSELYAIPALIGAGCAAAAEAAGQQGTVAALGAAAVCFAIRMVGVRFDLHAPRPPGRPWSDDPPN comes from the coding sequence ATGTCGACCCCATCGCCGCTGCTGCTGGCGCTCGACTTCGCCGGGACCTTCGCGTTCGCGCTGAACGGTGCGCTGACTGCGGTCCGGGCTGAGCGGCTCGACATCTTCGGGGTGGTCACGCTCGGCATGTTCACCGGCCTCGGCGGTGGCACGATCCGCGACATCCTGCTCGACGACCTGCCACCGGCGACGTTCCTGGACTGGCGCTACCTCGCGCTCGCGGCGACCGGAGGGCTCATCGCGTTCGCGCTGAGCCGCAGGCTCGACCGGCTCGCCATGCCGATCACCGTCCTCGACGCGGTCGGTCTGAGCGTGTTCGCGGTCCTCAGTGCGTTCAAGGCGCTGGAGATGGGATTCGGTGTGCTGCAGGCGATGATCGTCGGCACCATCACCGCGGTCGGCGGCGGAACGATCCGCGACATGATGATCGGCCGGATCCCCACCGTCCTGCGCAGCGAGCTCTACGCCATCCCGGCGCTGATCGGCGCCGGCTGCGCTGCCGCCGCCGAGGCCGCCGGACAGCAGGGCACCGTGGCGGCACTCGGGGCTGCGGCGGTGTGCTTCGCGATCAGGATGGTCGGCGTGCGGTTCGACCTGCACGCACCGCGCCCGCCCGGCCGGCCCTGGAGTGACGACCCGCCGAATTAG
- a CDS encoding GreA/GreB family elongation factor has translation MTTAQRFWMTPVAYARLQDELTELRTLLATEAADDSQENTVAVQRARQTRIQQIHDLLLHAVVGEDPPDDGIAEPGMVLTVRFDETGDEETFLLGVRGAEYGDLEVYSVNSPLGEALIGARPGDRRTYAVPSGASVPVTLLKAVPYGMHRPRD, from the coding sequence ATGACCACCGCTCAACGATTCTGGATGACACCGGTCGCCTACGCGCGGCTGCAGGACGAGCTGACGGAGCTGCGGACTCTGCTCGCCACCGAAGCCGCCGACGACAGCCAGGAGAACACCGTCGCGGTGCAGCGCGCCCGTCAGACGCGAATCCAGCAGATCCACGATCTGCTGCTGCACGCCGTGGTCGGTGAGGATCCGCCCGACGACGGGATCGCCGAACCGGGCATGGTGCTGACGGTCCGGTTCGACGAGACCGGCGACGAGGAGACGTTCCTACTCGGTGTCCGCGGCGCGGAGTACGGCGATCTGGAGGTCTATTCGGTGAACTCGCCGCTGGGTGAGGCGCTGATCGGGGCCCGCCCGGGCGATCGGCGCACCTACGCGGTGCCCAGTGGTGCGTCGGTCCCGGTCACTTTGCTCAAGGCGGTGCCGTATGGAATGCACCGGCCCCGCGACTAA